The Drosophila yakuba strain Tai18E2 chromosome X, Prin_Dyak_Tai18E2_2.1, whole genome shotgun sequence DNA segment TATGCAGCCATGAGAGCCATACACCCAAccctacatatatatgtatgtatttcagctggtttgtttgcatttggtGCGCTTAATTAtttgcctctttttttttttgttttttgtaatatttttttgaaggTTCCTTTTCATTGCAATCAAAAAATAGACGCAATAGATGACGCATATAACGCATCTGGCAAATATTGCGGAACCTCATAGAACTTTGCTTTGCTGCGCGCAATGAAAACGGAAGCGACTATTTCAAATACTCCGCAACTCTCGCCTTTTTCCGTAATATTTGTGCACAAATTATTATGTATTgttgtaatttcttttttatttcgcattttttgtgtgtCCTAGGAGCCCTCCACATTTCCattgatatatacatacatatatatatatgtatatgtatttggTATGGTGTTTTTTGCCGTCTgcacatatataaatatgtttttatttgcattctTGCATTTGGTgtgtttttggattttttcgttttatttttcacattttttgttatacaacaaatatatatgtgatGCAAATAGATGTGTGTGCGAACAAAGCAAACAGTCCAAGTAGGCAACCCGATGACGAACCCACTCCACACCACCTGGACATGGATAGAAGTCAGATCTCAAAGGTTTTGGCATTGGTACAAATGCTGGTGGAAGTTCAAGAGCAACAGGGCCGGGGAAATGGTGACCCCGATAAGCCATAACTTGCACTATTGGTTTACTCCATCATTTACAATCAGTTTTAGATTGAAATAGCTTTACTTAGCTTTACTTAGTTATATTACATTTCTTTCCTAACCTTCTAACATTTACCATCTTAGATATTCCCCCTTCTACTTGTAGATATGTAACTCTTAAGTTCGAATTTTGTTTCTAAAAATCCGATTTGGTTACCTTCAAGgctatttgcatttctttttgattGAAAAGGCTTAAAGTCGTCGAGGCTATTAGCAGTTTTGTAGCTTCATTCCCCCTTGTTTAAGCCGAAATATATACCGGGCAAATCGGCAAGGGGCGCATAGCgccagggggcgtggccgggcgGATGGGGGAGTCAAGGGGTAAAGGAGTAAAGGGGGAGGCCCACCAAAAAGCACTTGAAAAACTTTGCAATCAACGCAACGCGGGGCATCGAGCGCTGATTACAATGCCGCGGCAGAGAAGTCGACGTCGCCGTCGCAGTTGCAGCGCGAAATGTGCAATGTGCGTGAGGGGGTGGGGCAGCCAAAAGGGGAGCCAACTGTTGGGGCAaatgagagagagagagagagaggggaaGAAAGGCAGCTCCTGCTGCCCCACACAATGCAATATATTTTCGCTTTGGCATTTGTTGCGTTTTGgcagcatttttttttgttgttgactCTTATTTTTTTCCGCTCTTTTCGTGTATTTGTTTGGATTTCCGCTGCTGCCTcacaaaaatcttttttttttgcggtttttttttaaatattttttttattttgtgcatTGCATGATTGACAGTTGCCAGGCATTGATGGAGGCTTAGAGTGATGAGGAGGGGGGGCGGATGGGGTTGTGTGGTGAAGCCCCAAAACCCCACCGACAATACCTAAATGCATTCAGTCAAAAGTTGTGCGAAAGCCTccgaataaaaatattaaaaaatatatgtatataggtaTATCCCCGGCatttatatacaaacataaacaaattcatGTGCATGCGAACAGTGGCGGCACAAATAATGGGGCTCCTAACTAGAACTCTTTTATTTGAACAAAAGTACTATAAATGCCTCAAATCAAATTTGGCTATGTGATATACATTATTATggtatattcatatatttgcCCAAAAGTACCCGTATTACCAGtagtttcttttattttgagTAAACtgaattaatatattaaatagcaAATAGAGTCTTTGTTAAAACCTTGTTAATAAGTggctttttaatatatttcgaAGAACTATTGACACTTGTCTTCGCATACCTAATATTTCCGCCTTGTTTGTCGCCGTGGCAGCGTtcatattacgcatacgcaatgTGGACGGCAAACAAACAACGCGAATGCTGACAAGGGCAGGGGGTGGCGGAGGGGACGTCGTTTGTGTGGGGGGTTGGGGGACCCAcagaggggggggggggcgaCTCATAAAATGCAAGCACAGGAGCGGTGGCGGCGACAGTTGAGAGGGTAAGCCTAAAGGTATGCTATGAAAAAATTGCATAAGAGCAGCAGCTCGAAAAACGAGAGGCAAAAAGAGGAACGCATTtgtttcaaaattaaatactcatgtgtgtgtgtgtgtgtgtgtgtctgtgtagaaaagaaagcaaaaagtaaaagaaagcAAAAGTTGTTGGTTTTATgcgttgatttttgttttggtcttgCTTTTGGTTCACTGCAGCACCCCTCTTCCTATAATCACATCTACCCCCTCGCGCCGCAGCGAAGAAAGGGCCACAGAGAATGGCAAGGAGAATGGTGAACGGAGAAAGGAGTGCAACGCaagccagaaaaaaaagaaagtgtaaaagcaaaagtatttattatgCGGCAATGGCTTGGAGAGGCCTACAAGAGGCCTGCAGAGCATCAGAGTCAACGAATTGCAGCGCACAAAGTCGCATatccacatacatacatacatacacaacgaaaatcaaaccatttttaaaCCCAGGCTAAATTCAGATATGTATTTAGTTAGAAGACTCtttcaaacatttattttattgacttGCTTACAAGTGAAAAGATATTTAATATACAGAACCTTTTCAAGAGAgctattttaatatttaaaaaattgaagCTTTTTATCATTACTAGAATTTGCCTGATttcgtttaaatatttatatttaatatgtataattttaaatatttttcgtaCAGCTTTAGACTTTATATAAGAAAACTTTAAATCACTGGTAGTTTTTAAAGGACATAGTTAGCTTTAGTTTGATTTTCCTAAGTTGCATTGCCATTTCTCCGGTGCAACACACAACCGACCCTCACACATATacgagcacacacacacacgcgtgCACACACACTGACGCATTCAGCGTCAACGTCCGCAACTCGAGGCGGCTGCcacttttttgttgccttCTTTTGGGCTTTCATTTTCCCAAGCTTTCTTTTTTagataaatttttatttgaatttatgcatGTGCGTCTCTGCAAGAGAAAGGCGTCGATGGAGGGGCAACGAAAGGGGGCGAATTTGTTGGAGATGCATATACAAATGCATTAAACACCACGTAAGTCTCGAGACTTcccaaaaagttttctttattGACCAACAATACCAATATTGTTGGAGATACGAGGAACTTCTCATGAAAATGGCTGTTTTTATTCCTTATACAGgtgaaagaaaaatgtaatttaatgtTAGCTTTAAGGAATCTTCCCACGTTTGATGATAATTTTGCGCGACCTAAAATACCTTTTTATCGGCAAACTTTCATTTGGTTTGCATTTGGAGACCGCAACCTTGCGGCAAGTCAACACTGCGAGCcttacattttaatttccaagCTTTTTCTAGGTACtcttgcatttttgataacaTTTCCGCTGGCTTGGCCCATCTGGGGCCTGTCATCCAGCTTTTGCCACCCCGAAATTCGCCCTTAAACTCGTCAAGCGTTGCAACAAAGTGCGTTATGCATATATAACATcttttttgctgcctttttttCCACTGCACTGAAGTAGGAAAAACGCGGGCAAAAGAGGCTAGAAAACATAAGAAAAACGACAGTGGCTAGTCTCGTgttccttttgcttttgctttcattctcctctatatatatatatatttttttttttattttgttctttctGTTTTAGTCCAACATTTTTCGCCTTTATCCCTGGTTGACGAAAATTTTCGCTTAAAAAGAATAAGTAGATGTCGTGGGAGGCGGTGGAAAATGTaatgtgaaaatatatttgccgGAAGCTAAATGTTTTGCCAGGCGAGTACAGTTGTGCTTGCCGTGCACCCAAAAGTATGCATTACATTCGCTCTGAATGCGAGCCAAAATTAGTGGAGACAACCGTCGCCAAAAGGAAGCGACGCGAAATGCCATGTTCGCACTtgggcgaaaaaaaaataaattgaatatcGAGCCACCCACACAGTCCAAACAATTTCttagttttttattgttttgttttgtactTTTTCCCCCTTTGTTTGTCCTGTTGCAACATGCGACAATATTTCTTATTGTTTGATTTGaatatttgatttggtttttattttatttatatagcattctcaaataataaatgtacgGACATGGGAAGACTGCCGAGCTGCATTAAATGCGGCCATTGTATACTCTATTTCCATATTGATTTGTTAAAAGCATTTTAACCTTTAAATTCCTTGATTTTTTAATGCTTTTCACCAAGTATTTCTCTTGAAAATTGCACCTTAGTTTTTCGCTTGATCGAATCACCCCCTAACTTAATGATAGAGCATCGCCTCGTCGAGtgatttttttaatatctttatCGAAAAGGCCTGGACAATGGCGCCTCTCTTGACAGCCATATTGAAAATTATAGTGTCGTAAacatgcaactgcaacaacagcaacagcaacagcattggtggcaaataaaaaattaaattaaaatagaagggaagtgaagtgaagtgaagagAAGAGAAGGGAACGGATTGGATTGGAATGAAAGAAGGACCCCGAACAGAACATGgccagtaaataaataatacaaacaaaaaattccaCGGGTGTTAAAGTTGAGAGGAGGGTGTGGCGGGGAGAGGGGAGTGGGGGACAAAATTGCAAACGGAAATTGCCAACAATGTGTGGCAAGTGAAAAGTGGAAGTGGCCCACAAAACGAAGCGATAAAAACTCAACTACCGGCGAAAtaaaaccaaacacaaaattCTATCAACTGTGCGAAAACTTATGGCATATGGTGTATTTaggtgtgtgagtgtgtgtgtgtgtgtgtgggaaattTACAGAGAGAGATATTTACACATAGATatacgacaacaacaacatagaTTACATACACATAGATTGGATTAACTAACAAAATTACACAGACACTTATCGATAGACATtgatagagagagagagagagagagagagcgagagagataGCTAGCTAGAGGTagtagagagagagagacagatagatagagagagaTAGAGCGCTACACATTAAACAAAACATGATTACTATATAGAGCTAGGAAACTGAACACAACTAACATTTGAtacttgttttgtttttttttcgcaaattaCTTTTAAGGATTCTCTTCAACTGaatagaaaaaagaaaaaactttacTTTCTTAGGTTGGGAAAAACttgatatgtatatatatagggCATAGATATAGATGGataagttatatatatatatattaagtagatatatatgtatgggtatatatatatatatatgtataaaaaattcaTAGACAAAGAACACGACGAAgagcaaaaatatatgttgagttttgattttgttttctttttgcatttgtttttttttttttggattttgtattttgtttttttggtaattaaatatataaatatggcatattgaagtatatatatataagaacagacagagagtgagagagagagcaatACTTAAGATAtaggtatacatatatgtagagATGGAATCGAATCGAGCCAGATTGTGATCAGATAGATCATTTTTGCGAGACGCATCTCGAAAttcgtaaaatatttttaaatttttttttttattgtttttaaccTATCGAAGCAGCAAAAGCATTCACTGAAAGGGATCTCCTGGGACTTGGAGTTTCTTTTCGAATTTTGGCATGGGTTCGTATCGAATCGTATTGTATTTTCGGAAGGCGGGGGGAATTCAGGGGCAAGGGTCGGTGACAGCGTCAGGGGGTctgggggggggggagggtCAAAAGGTAACGCCAAATGGCAGACTTACCGACTCGTGGGAGGCGCGGTAGTCAAGGTCGCCGCCCAGGCCGCCGCCAGCTGATGCCGAACGCTGTTGCATGTGTCTGCTGTGACTGCTGTTGTCGTCCTCGCTGCAATCGATCTCCTTCTTGAGACTCTGCAATGGAATCGCACAGGTGTGGGGTTACACAACTATTCACGGTTATCCGGTTAAAACCCCATAAAGAATACCCCTTAACCAACTACCCCTAGGTAACTCAGTTTGAAACTTAGGTTAAGTACTCACCAATGGCACCGATTGCACGGGCAGCAGATTGGCCACAGTTCCCGGGCTCAGCAGGCTGGAGGAGGATGCTCCTCCGCGGCCGCCATCgttgccgccgccgtcgcGTGAGCTCCTGGACGCCGGTCGACCGCCGGAGCCACCAATACTGAGGTCCGAAGCGCCCGCTCCAGCTGCCTGGGCCGCTGACATGGCCGGCGTGGAGCGCTGCGATTccatggctgctgctgcagctgccgccgccgccaccgccgaTGAGGATGGCATGGTGATCAATGGCGAGGGTATCAATGTGGAGCCGGTGGACAGATCGACGCCACCGCCCGCACCGCTGCTCATCTTCATGTTGAGACCCAAATCGTTGCTGCTGTTATCCgcctcatcgtcatcgtctAGATCCATCTCATCGTCATAGTCATCGTCAAGGATCTCGCTCTTGGCAATCACGGGCATGGCATCCTCGTCATCCGAGTGCGTatgatgctgctgatggtgcGGCGTatggtggtgctgttgctggtgaTGGTGCTGCGTGTGCTGGTGGTGCGGCGCATGGTGGTGCGTGTGTTGCAGACGCTGCATATTGTGGTGGGCCAGCCGCTGGGCAATGCCCCTAGCCATTGCGGTGGCAGGGCCCACCACGACGACATCATCGTCCATATCTTCCTCGTCCACATCCTGCACCAATCGATCGTTAATCACCTGTCGCTGATGGTGGTGATCAccatcgtcgtcatcatcgtcatccaCCGCAACCACGGAGTCCGCTGTGCCGCCGGATGTCGTTGTACCGCCATTGCTGGCCGCTGAGGTTTTCCCACTGCTagtattgttgttgttgttgttgttgttgttgctgctggagttgttgttgttattattgttgttgctgccgctggtgCTGTTGGTGTGGcaggtgttgctgctgccgctgagactgttgctgccgccctgctgcgctgctgctgctgctgcgacacTTTTTGCCTCAACATTTGGTCTTTGATAGAGATCCAGCGGCATGGGCGtgtcctcctcctcatcctcgtcgtcctcgtcctcgtcgcGCTCCCTCAGCAGCGTCTCATCGTTCTCGTCCAGCTCATCCACCTCCTCCACATCGTCTTCCTCCTCGTCCTTTAAGTTGCGACCGAGCAGCTCACCGCTCAGCAGCTCGTCCGCCTGGTGTTGCTCCTGTTCCCGTTCGCGATCCCGATCTCGATCCTCTGCCACATCCTCCTTGTCCGTTGGATGCGACGATCGCGAGGAACGTTTGGCGGGCGTGGGACTGCTGCGATCGCTAGCCTCCCGCTTCTGTCCGCCAGTGGACGTTGATGACGAGGTCGCCTCCTCTGAGTGTGCAACaccagatgctgctgctgctgcggctgctgctgatgtcaccgaggatgatgaggatgttgctgccgtggatgttgttgctgtggcacaggttgctgttgttgttgccgccgttGTAGTTGTTGTACTACTACTACTCCCCGCCGCCGCTGTTGCCGTTGTGGATGCAgatgttgccgctgccgttgctgccgcAGATGTTGCTGAGGTTGAGGTCGATGTTGCCGCCGCGGCAGTTGCCGTTGCCGTGGCAGTCGCCGCCTGTGTGGCCGCTGTGGCATCGAGTGCAGCCGCCGGACTGTCGGCCGCCTTGTGAGCGGATCCGCCGCtaccgccgccgccgccctgCGGACGCAAGCGGTCCGGTTCCCGTTCCGGTTCGCGCAGCGTCGTATTCTGGTTCGTCATCTCGGCCAGGCCCTTGACCTGCAAGCATGTACatcaattgattgattgattgatatcacatatgcatatgcatggTAAGCAttcaataaatgaaaaagagCACCCACCTTGAGGGATTCGGCTGTCTTGAGCAGCGCGGACAACTGACAATATTGCACGTTCACCTCGCCCTTGTACATGAATTCAACTAAGGTTTGCAGCTCGGCAAAACGGACGTCCTTCAATATCACAATTGGATGTCTTTCGGGGTGCTCCAGGAACAGGCTCTGGAAGTACGAGGAACAAGCCGAGAGGACCACCTAAAATGCACAGAAAAACCAACGATTCATTagtcaaagaaaaaaaaaaagaaagaccATAATTATAGCATCAACTTAAGACTACTATGCTTAGAAGTACCAAATCATTACTGCGCAATCTCTTAAATATCAGAGCACCACTACGCGAGTGTTAAGTATTTCAtgttgctttttaattttaacgTTTTATCAGTCCATCATCTCCATGCACTGCGCCCAAGGAGAGAGGCGCATTTTCCACGCTTTTTCCCCCCTGGAGGAGCAGCGCGATGGTGCGGCAAGCATTTATTAGATTTACGATCTGCCTCTCAAACGCAGCCACAAATGCCGCTTTTGAAGATGCCACAAACGAGCGATCCGGAAAACGCTGCAGCAGCGGGCAAAATCGCTGCGGGAAAGGGGTTTGTTCGGAAAAAAAGGAGCGCTGCGATGGGCGATTCAGTTGGAGTTCAATTTGGAGTgcagttctttttttttcttgctttttgcctttttttttgccagttGGCTGCGGGCGTCAAGGCGTGAACATGCCACGAATGACAATGccacagcaactgcagcagccgAGGCAGCAactgccgcagcagcagcagcagcaacatcagcaacttgcaactggcaacttgCAACCAGTTCCGATCCGTGTTTCAACATTGCTGTCGATTTTTATGTGCGCATGCACGCCTTGGGGTATGCAATGAACAaccgatatatatatatacatatgtatgtatatgcatatatattccCAGCAGATCGGCCcaatcgttttttttttttgcctattTCCTTGAAGGGGGGGGAGTCGAGGAGCGAACGTACCAGCCATGTTGTAAATTTTCATtgctggcaaattgaaaaggCGTCGGCCTCCATTTCGCATATAGATTTCGCTATAGCCTAATGAGGTTTTGGCCTAAGACTGCAAGTAACCTCGCTGCTGGCGATGTGTGCGTGAGCTAAATCACGGGAAATATATCGAAACAGTAGTAGGagccataatttatttagtttaacttattaaaagtttttttcaaATCGTTAGAATTGAGCAACGCTGTAAGAGAAAGGCTTGCTAGTTATTAACGAGCTTGAAAGTCGCTTAACACTCGTGAGTGTCCGTGTAACGCTGCCATCTCTAGCACCTGCTCCTTTTTTCCGCCTGCCACCCAGTCCGCCCCCCTTCCACCTCTCCCCCTCGCCCGACGCTCCTTAGAGCCTCCTGTCACGCGCC contains these protein-coding regions:
- the LOC6524667 gene encoding pneumococcal serine-rich repeat protein isoform X3, producing the protein MGSEHYCLRWNNYQSNLLGVFSQLLQDGSLVDVTLVCSEGTSIRAHKVVLSACSSYFQSLFLEHPERHPIVILKDVRFAELQTLVEFMYKGEVNVQYCQLSALLKTAESLKVKGLAEMTNQNTTLREPEREPDRLRPQGGGGGSGGSAHKAADSPAAALDATAATQAATATATATAAAATSTSTSATSAAATAAATSASTTATAAAGSSSSTTTTTAATTTATCATATTSTAATSSSSSVTSAAAAAAAASGVAHSEEATSSSTSTGGQKREASDRSSPTPAKRSSRSSHPTDKEDVAEDRDRDREREQEQHQADELLSGELLGRNLKDEEEDDVEEVDELDENDETLLRERDEDEDDEDEEEDTPMPLDLYQRPNVEAKSVAAAAAAQQGGSNSLSGSSNTCHTNSTSGSNNNNNNNNSSSNNNNNNNNNTSSGKTSAASNGGTTTSGGTADSVVAVDDDDDDDGDHHHQRQVINDRLVQDVDEEDMDDDVVVVGPATAMARGIAQRLAHHNMQRLQHTHHHAPHHQHTQHHHQQQHHHTPHHQQHHTHSDDEDAMPVIAKSEILDDDYDDEMDLDDDDEADNSSNDLGLNMKMSSGAGGGVDLSTGSTLIPSPLITMPSSSAVAAAAAAAAAMESQRSTPAMSAAQAAGAGASDLSIGGSGGRPASRSSRDGGGNDGGRGGASSSSLLSPGTVANLLPVQSVPLSLKKEIDCSEDDNSSHSRHMQQRSASAGGGLGGDLDYRASHESETSESPHQQQQPPPHAVGVGAGGGSAAAAAAAAAALLHQQQQQQQQPPHSPPPPPLHMFPCIYCRSAFPNQSKLTRHLLTHSLKTLEYREPATTALLHSHLLGDLNMAAAGLSSPFAFQMNAAAMAATSGSDTQEQVAALAAAFGIDMEAALSLASTGCTFQSLTASCLEASAGAVGGGGGGGGQGAVSRSATSAGNGGGLMLGSGSGGSGSGSGAAAATGGSGSSGCGGGGGTATSGSLSPSTSAAAAAAAAAAAAAQSQSAALLGAASSDPNSVVMCDRPFKCEFCGKAFKLRHHMKDHCRVHTGERPFRCNMCGKTFSRSTILKAHEKTHFPKYVRKFLSPSSPVDTKDELPQ
- the LOC6524667 gene encoding pneumococcal serine-rich repeat protein isoform X2 codes for the protein MGSEHYCLRWNNYQSNLLGVFSQLLQDGSLVDVTLVCSEGTSIRAHKVVLSACSSYFQSLFLEHPERHPIVILKDVRFAELQTLVEFMYKGEVNVQYCQLSALLKTAESLKVKGLAEMTNQNTTLREPEREPDRLRPQGGGGGSGGSAHKAADSPAAALDATAATQAATATATATAAAATSTSTSATSAAATAAATSASTTATAAAGSSSSTTTTTAATTTATCATATTSTAATSSSSSVTSAAAAAAAASGVAHSEEATSSSTSTGGQKREASDRSSPTPAKRSSRSSHPTDKEDVAEDRDRDREREQEQHQADELLSGELLGRNLKDEEEDDVEEVDELDENDETLLRERDEDEDDEDEEEDTPMPLDLYQRPNVEAKSVAAAAAAQQGGSNSLSGSSNTCHTNSTSGSNNNNNNNNSSSNNNNNNNNNTSSGKTSAASNGGTTTSGGTADSVVAVDDDDDDDGDHHHQRQVINDRLVQDVDEEDMDDDVVVVGPATAMARGIAQRLAHHNMQRLQHTHHHAPHHQHTQHHHQQQHHHTPHHQQHHTHSDDEDAMPVIAKSEILDDDYDDEMDLDDDDEADNSSNDLGLNMKMSSGAGGGVDLSTGSTLIPSPLITMPSSSAVAAAAAAAAAMESQRSTPAMSAAQAAGAGASDLSIGGSGGRPASRSSRDGGGNDGGRGGASSSSLLSPGTVANLLPVQSVPLSLKKEIDCSEDDNSSHSRHMQQRSASAGGGLGGDLDYRASHESETSESPHQQQQPPPHAVGVGAGGGSAAAAAAAAAALLHQQQQQQQQPPHSPPPPPLHMFPCIYCRSAFPNQSKLTRHLLTHSLKTLEYREPATTALLHSHLLGDLNMAAAGLSSPFAFQMNAAAMAATSGSDTQEQVAALAAAFGIDMEAALSLASTGCTFQSLTASCLEASAGAVGGGGGGGGQGAVSRSATSAGNGGGLMLGSGSGGSGSGSGAAAATGGSGSSGCGGGGGTATSGSLSPSTSAAAAAAAAAAAAAQSQSAALLGAASSDPNSVVMCKFCAKSFPDVTSLITHLSVHTGDRPFKCEFCGKAFKLRHHMKDHCRVHTGERPFRCNMCGKTFSRSTILKAHEKTHFPKYVRKFLSPSSPVDTKDELPQ